One stretch of Planococcus sp. PAMC 21323 DNA includes these proteins:
- a CDS encoding transporter substrate-binding domain-containing protein, whose amino-acid sequence MKKKLSFLGVIFSTGMLLAACGGDDSTSSEEGSSTDGGSDLKLVEDGKFTTASSGLYKPFNFTEGGDLTGFDIDISNALSEEMGLEPNPVTTPWETILQGLTTNRFDAIIGSMAITEEREKQVSFSDPYYYSGGVIFTRAGNTEIKSEADLEGAKIGVVGQSTYDTAAQKYTDDIQYYNSDVVALQDLAIEGRLDAVITADVVGFEAQNAGLEVEMVGDPLWIEQAAVAINKEDEELLAAVNEALAAIVENGTYEEISDKWFGRNLLDVDLEGVEILK is encoded by the coding sequence ATGAAAAAGAAATTATCATTTTTAGGTGTAATTTTTTCTACAGGAATGTTATTAGCAGCTTGTGGAGGAGATGACTCAACCAGTTCGGAAGAAGGATCAAGCACTGACGGCGGAAGCGACTTAAAATTAGTAGAAGATGGGAAATTCACGACAGCATCAAGTGGTCTGTATAAGCCATTTAACTTTACAGAAGGTGGGGATTTGACTGGTTTTGATATTGATATCAGCAACGCACTTTCAGAAGAAATGGGACTTGAACCAAATCCAGTTACGACACCATGGGAAACAATTCTCCAGGGTCTAACAACGAATCGTTTCGATGCGATTATCGGATCAATGGCAATTACAGAAGAGCGTGAAAAACAAGTTTCGTTCTCTGATCCATATTATTACTCAGGTGGCGTAATCTTCACAAGAGCTGGAAATACAGAAATTAAGTCTGAAGCAGATCTTGAAGGGGCAAAAATTGGCGTAGTTGGTCAAAGCACATACGATACAGCTGCACAAAAATATACAGACGATATCCAGTACTATAATAGTGATGTTGTCGCATTACAGGATTTAGCAATTGAAGGGCGCCTGGATGCAGTTATTACTGCTGATGTCGTAGGATTTGAAGCACAAAATGCAGGACTTGAAGTAGAGATGGTTGGCGATCCATTATGGATTGAACAAGCTGCTGTTGCCATTAATAAAGAAGACGAAGAACTATTAGCTGCAGTAAACGAAGCGTTAGCTGCAATCGTTGAAAATGGCACATATGAAGAGATTTCAGATAAGTGGTTTGGGCGTAACCTCCTTGATGTAGATCTTGAAGGTGTAGAAATCCTCAAGTAA
- a CDS encoding MurR/RpiR family transcriptional regulator, which yields MQDLLRSISNFYPDFSSGQKKVGDLFFKEPIFLAFSTALEVGKRVNVSESTVIRWTQKLGYKGYAEFQQVVQRKLAEERLEKAEQKIPEPIADQSFLENLLDADILSIVKLKKSINEEKLLQVVDKISQADQIYVTGNFFDYGIAHWFANWLNLVLGHTETMYPSTGEYYTQLSKVEKGDLVIAFVFPRYTRLVIDTLRSAKAQGAEVIVLTDSKESPALAYADYALTVSVNSNLNIDSYTSVHALLTSIMRFVYVKEHAKVNSNLAKVEAVYKDRNLFM from the coding sequence ATGCAGGATTTACTGCGAAGTATTTCTAATTTTTATCCGGATTTTAGTTCAGGCCAAAAAAAAGTTGGTGATTTGTTTTTTAAAGAACCTATTTTCTTAGCGTTTTCTACTGCTCTTGAAGTCGGCAAGCGAGTCAATGTCAGTGAATCGACAGTAATCAGGTGGACACAAAAACTTGGATACAAAGGATATGCAGAATTCCAACAAGTTGTGCAGCGAAAACTGGCTGAAGAACGTCTGGAGAAAGCGGAGCAGAAAATTCCAGAACCTATTGCCGATCAGTCTTTTTTGGAAAATTTATTGGATGCAGACATCTTGAGCATTGTGAAGCTGAAGAAATCGATAAATGAAGAAAAACTACTTCAAGTTGTCGACAAAATTAGTCAAGCAGATCAGATTTATGTAACTGGAAATTTTTTCGATTATGGAATCGCTCATTGGTTCGCCAATTGGTTAAACCTGGTGCTAGGTCATACGGAAACGATGTATCCTTCAACTGGAGAATACTACACACAGCTTTCTAAAGTGGAAAAAGGGGATTTGGTAATTGCCTTTGTATTTCCGCGGTACACGAGGTTAGTCATTGATACGCTGAGAAGCGCAAAAGCACAAGGGGCTGAAGTTATTGTTTTAACAGATTCAAAGGAGTCACCGGCTCTTGCCTATGCGGACTATGCGCTTACGGTATCTGTAAATTCTAACTTGAACATCGATTCGTACACATCTGTTCATGCGCTATTAACCTCAATTATGCGCTTTGTTTACGTCAAAGAGCACGCCAAAGTGAATAGTAATTTGGCGAAAGTAGAAGCGGTCTATAAAGACCGGAATCTTTTTATGTAA
- a CDS encoding carotenoid biosynthesis protein: MWEDRIFKLFIFWYICGIILLGFDLLPSWLEWANAFFLILAGTLGFLYFLKRFGLVSGTILGIFIFFSTFIVEWAGSDSGFLFGSYDYTDRFAPNLFGVPIAIGFAWLMVMATTHVVARWIFPAGGLLYTVAGGIGAVIIDLIIDPVAYQIKEYWIWEDTGLYYDIPWTNFFGWFVVAFVLHMAIDFVMNKKSLVVTAEQAEKRMVLLYVLMIAMFVMLGLIGGLLLASFLTAGLTTLIVFVAWKRRPI; encoded by the coding sequence GTGTGGGAAGATCGGATTTTTAAACTTTTTATCTTTTGGTATATTTGTGGCATTATACTTCTCGGATTTGACCTCTTACCTTCTTGGTTAGAATGGGCAAATGCATTCTTTTTGATTTTGGCAGGCACTCTTGGGTTTTTATATTTCCTTAAACGCTTTGGATTGGTTAGTGGGACTATATTAGGTATCTTTATTTTCTTCTCAACTTTTATTGTTGAATGGGCAGGTTCAGATAGCGGATTTTTATTTGGTTCTTATGATTACACAGATCGCTTTGCACCAAATCTATTTGGTGTACCCATCGCTATCGGGTTTGCTTGGCTAATGGTCATGGCCACTACACATGTAGTAGCACGTTGGATATTTCCTGCCGGTGGTTTGTTGTACACGGTAGCTGGAGGAATTGGTGCTGTGATTATCGATTTGATCATCGACCCAGTAGCCTATCAAATCAAAGAGTATTGGATTTGGGAAGATACCGGTCTTTATTATGATATTCCTTGGACGAACTTTTTTGGCTGGTTCGTAGTCGCTTTTGTTCTTCACATGGCAATCGACTTCGTCATGAATAAGAAGTCGCTGGTCGTTACTGCTGAACAAGCTGAAAAACGGATGGTTCTTTTATATGTATTGATGATTGCGATGTTTGTCATGCTTGGATTGATCGGTGGGTTATTATTAGCTTCCTTCTTAACTGCTGGATTAACGACTTTGATTGTTTTCGTCGCATGGAAGAGGCGACCCATATGA
- a CDS encoding lysophospholipid acyltransferase family protein, with translation MIQAKKSVLFEMGFNLYLTPLIRSSFSRLLGDGVKAIPEKPVLFIANHSSWWDGLVFFYLNRTIWHHDIHMMMHEKGLKRHSYFRFLGAFSINRNKPKEIITSLQYAEDLLKQGKSVVLFPQGDEFHLEKRPLSFQAGVAYLLEHCPEVPVIPLSFYYSFGHQQKPDLWIRQHNAVSKSELEHLTRKEKTLYLQQLCTEQLDLLKTTVMNENSEDFHSLGKRRRRL, from the coding sequence ATGATCCAAGCGAAAAAATCCGTTTTGTTTGAAATGGGCTTTAATCTATACTTAACACCACTTATTCGATCTTCCTTTTCTCGATTACTTGGAGATGGAGTAAAAGCAATTCCTGAAAAACCTGTGTTATTCATCGCCAACCATAGCTCATGGTGGGATGGGCTCGTTTTTTTCTATTTAAACCGCACAATCTGGCATCACGATATTCATATGATGATGCATGAAAAAGGTCTTAAAAGACATTCTTACTTTCGCTTTCTTGGCGCATTTTCCATTAATCGCAACAAACCAAAGGAAATTATAACTTCACTTCAATATGCTGAAGACTTATTAAAGCAAGGAAAATCGGTTGTTCTTTTTCCTCAAGGGGATGAATTCCACCTTGAAAAGCGGCCACTTTCGTTTCAAGCAGGTGTCGCTTATTTACTGGAACATTGTCCTGAAGTACCGGTAATACCACTTAGCTTTTACTATTCTTTCGGACACCAGCAAAAACCTGACCTTTGGATTCGTCAGCACAATGCGGTTTCTAAAAGCGAACTCGAGCATTTAACTCGCAAAGAAAAAACTTTGTATCTTCAACAACTTTGCACAGAACAACTCGACCTTTTAAAAACCACGGTAATGAATGAAAACAGCGAAGATTTTCATTCTCTAGGGAAAAGGAGAAGGAGATTATGA